GAGTCATTCATGTTTGGAACAGGACGTGGTGGActgaggagagaacacacacacacacacacacacacacacacacacacacacacacacatacacacacacacatacacacacacccacacacacccacacacatccacacacatccacacacatccacacacacacacacacacacacacacacacacacacacacacacacatacatacatacacacacacacacacatacacacatacacacacacacacacacatacacactcctgtCAGAATATTCTCATGTATGTAATTGTACCCATAATGAACAGCTAGTACTTTAGCAAGCCATGAATCTTGTGATTTCCACTAATCTTCACTCACGGGCTAGcacgcatggacacacacacacacacacacacacacacacacacacaaacacacacacacacacacacaaacacacacacacacacacacacacacacacacacacacacacacacacacacacaaacataaaaacgcacacacacagaggcctgTCCATAAAGCTAATCACCcagacagaaaacacagacatagcagaggggagggacagagagcgCAAGCAACAACGATGGAAagaaacagaaataaaacatgAAGAACATGAAGACAGACTAGAgattagagtgtgtgtgaagagaaaaaaacacccctcctctccccctgtctccctcttaGCATGGGGCTGTGTCCTGTGTGCCACTGAAGGGGCATTTACTACATCACCGTCTCCTCAGAGACACAGGGGTCATGTGAGTGAAGTATCCAATGGGAATATAGGAACTGTTCCACTGTACTGACAGCATGGGCAGAAAAACCCAAacggtggagggagagagagagagagagagagagagagagatacatacagacagacagagcgaGGGAAAGACAGGCACACAGCATGTATACggaaatatttgtttattaatgAATTCGGGACTGAGAAGAGTTTGAGACCGTCTTCAAAAGTCTACCAACTCTACAGGAAACATACGCACGTGTGCCACataacacacacccacgcaaacacacacttacacaatgTTGGAGAGGTCGAGAGGTCTTTCTGGGTTCTCGGGGTagacggggtgggggggttcACGGCTCGGGACACAGCCGAAGGATTTACTGATGGCACGACCCAACTTCTTAGCAGGAGATTTCTgtaatgcgcacacacacacacacatacacacacacacacagacacgttaAGACGCTTTCTCAGATACAGCTCTTCCTAAAGGAAAGTGTTTACAAAGTGTTTTCAAAGCGCTTAAATCATTACGTGTATTGCTGCAGTGTGCAGTAAGCGTTGTGTAAGGCACACACAGTATTGTAAATGCGTGTGATAGGACGCATGTTgtgagcacagacacacaaacattttgggGAGTTTCTGagatgtgtgtagtgggaagtgtgtacacacacacacacacacacacaaacacactgaagtGAGTCTGAGTCACTGGCTGTGTCGTCTTAGGGCTAAAACAAAGAGGTCGTGAGGAAAAgcgcaaacacaaacaaaaacacaaacaaaacctcTCCAGCCAGCACAGCCATGCGCAGCTAACTCCGTTAGCGCAAAGCTCCTAGTAGCTGGCTGCTTTTGATTGGTTACAGTGAGGGGGAGCAGACACAGCCCTGGCATGGCCCACGGGGCCTCCAGGCGCAGACGAGGGGTCACGGTCTCCAGCCGCCATGTTTTTTGGAGGTCAGAAGAACGAGAACGACTAGTGTGAGGAGCGTGAAAAACGAAGGAGTACGGGATGAGGGGTAGGCGCCTTTTTGGAAAAGCTGGCGGCGAACAGACTGGCCGATACGTCCAGAAGATCCAGAACTAGATCTAGATCTTTGGGAGTGACTTTTCAGGGTGTGTGCTGACAGGGAGACCAGAGTGAACGTGTGTGTATGGTTCACGTCAGTGGAACTAAAAACTGATTACTGTGCTGTAGCGTATTCTAGTCTATGAATGTAGATACACGTGCATCTGTGTGGTCAAAATGCTTCAGAATATTTCTGAAGACAATAATGTACAGTCATATGACCGTGTCCGAATGAGTCACTCCAGTGATGCGGTTTCTGACCGCTGTGCATTATGGGGCAGGATATTTTTGGGTGGTGGAACATAGTTGAGCCACATATGTGAGTAAGAACTCTAACACAGCGGTGCCTGAgacactcaccacacctccaccccccatcaaCACCTCAGAGTTAGTGCAGCATAGGGGAAGGGTGTGTGGTGATGCACTGGGGCAACAACTGGCTGACAAACTGTGTATGGAATGAAATCAACTACAGTCTAAATAAACTACAGTCTCTACATAAACTACAGTCTAAACAAACTACAGTCTCTACATAACAAACTAAAGTCTAAATAAACTACAGTCTCTACATAAACTACAATCTAAATAAACTACAGTCTCCACATAACAAACTACAGTCTAAATAAATTACAGTCTCTACATAACAAACTACATTCTAAATAAACTACAGTCTCTACATAACAAACTACAGTCTAAATAAACTACAGTCTCTACATAAACTACAGTCTCCACATAACAAACTACAGTCTAAATAAACTACAGTCTCTACATAAACTACAGTTTCCACATAACAAACTACAGTCTAAATAAATTACAGTCTCTACATAACAAACTACAGTCTGCACATAATATGACCAGAGAACAAAGCAAaaaaggtgtttctaataaagtggtcagtgagtgtgtgtgtgtgtgtgtgtgtgtgtgtgtgtgtgtgtggtcgtaCACTGATTAGTGATTATGAATTATTGATCCTCACCCAGGAGGAGTGCTCCTTCATCTGGTGCTGGTTGCTATGGTTTCCGTTGGCATGGCCACGCCAGAAGCAGTTCTGGCAGAGCTGGTAGCTGTAGCACTGCTGACAACGGTAACGGAAACCCACCATGCCCTCACTGTGGCAGTAGGAACAACTGACCGGGTggaagactgagagagagagaagagagagaggagagagagaggagggataTATGCTTGTtttatgtacttgtgtgtgttggagagacacacacacatattatatatatatatatatatatatatatatatatatatatatatatatatatatatatatatatatatatatatgtgtgtgtgtgtgtgtgtgtgtgtgtgtgcgtgtgtgggtgtgtgtgtgtgtatatctatatgtgtgtgtgtttttatgtgtgtgtgtgtatatctatatgtgtgtgtgtgtgtgtgtgtgtttgtatatatatatatatatgtgtgtgtatatctatatgtgtgtgtgtgtgtgtgtgtgtgtttgtatatctatatatatatatatgtgtgtgtatatctatatgtgtgtgtgtgtgtttgtatatctatatatatatatgtgtgtgtatatctatgtgtgtgtgtgtgtgtgtgtgtgtgtttgtatatatatatatatatatatatatatatatatatatatatatatatatatatatgtgtgtgtgtgtgtgtgtatatctatatgtgtgtgtgtgtgtgtgtgtgtgtgtctgtatatctatatatatatatatatatatgtgtgtgtatatctatatatgtgtgtgtgtgtgtgtgtgtgtgtgtgtgtgtttgtatatctatatatatatatatatatatatatatatatatatatatatatatatatatgtgtgtgtgtgtatatctatgtgtgtgtgtgtgtgtgtgtgtgtgtttgtatatctatatatatatgtgtgtgtatatctatgtgtgtgtgtgtgtgtgtgtgtgtgtttgtatatctatatatatatatgtgtgtgtatatctatatgtgtgtgtgtgtgtgtgtgtgtaccattcTCCACGTTAGCAAGGCGGTGCATGAGAGGGAGCCACACCAGACACTGAGGAGGCTGGTCAGTCATCAGAGTATCCAAAAATGTGTTCAGCATCACCTTcttctgtgacacacacacacacacacacacacacacacacacacacacacacgcacacacacgcacacacacacgcataagcAAACATCAACTAAAGTATCCAGATATGTCTTCACCTTCGACTGTCACATTTATacacacaataaacaaacaTCGACAACTGAAGTATCCAGAAATGTGTTACACATTAccatcagctgtgtgtgtgtgtgtgtgtgtgtgtgagtgtgtaagtgagtgacacacacacacagctgatggTAATGTGTAACACATttctggatacacacacacacacacacacacacacacacacacacacacactctcacacactttttgtgtgtgtgtgatacctgTTGGGGGAAGCAGGACTGGGCGGCGTGTTCTGTGTACCCGAAGGACGGCCCCTCAAACACAGCGGCAGGAAGTTTAAGCCCCTCTTTCAGGAAGTGGTCAAACTTAGACAGCGTCATGGCACCATGAGTGTCTGAGATCTGCGAGAAAATGtctgagacacaaacacacaatgtcaaTATACAACATATACttataaatattataatatattatatattattataaaaaTAAGACTATATACTGCAAAAAACATGGTATATTAAAGAAATACCAAAACTATACTATGTGCATACTCAACAAAGGTTGGTCTGGATATAGTTACATGTGTTGTACAGTAGGGGGTGTTACTGCTGTAGAAAAGGTGTAGTGTTTATACAGCAGGTAGGAAACACTCACAGCGCAGCTTATCTACAATCTTCCCTCCACACATTATAGCAAGCATGACTTTCACAGAGAAGACCGTCATCTTGCCATGGCCCTCGctgaaacacacgcacacacacacacacacacacacacacacacacacacacacacacacacacacacacacacacacacacacacagccagaacaGCAAAGAAAATAATCCTGTGATTAAAGCAAAGAAAGATGTGATTACAGTAAAGAAACCTCTGAACCCAAATGAATCCACTCCACTCATAACCCTCTACTTTGCTTTGTTACATTTGAGACCTGTCACACCCAATCAGCCAATGAATGCCCAGATCATCCAATCACAACACAGGTAAGCCACCGATTAGACCCAATCAGCCATTGATCACCCATATCAGCCATTCATGATCCAGATTACATACGATCAGCCACTGATCAactaggcacacacacacacacacacacacacacacgcacgcacgcacacgcacgcacacacacacacgcacgcacgcacgcacacacacacacgcacacgcacacacacacacacacacacacgcacacgcacacacacacacacacacacacacacacacacacacacacacacacctacccatcATGTGCGGTCACCAGGAAGTTGAGCAGTAGATTGATGCTCTGCTGGACGTTGATCTGATGGGTGGTGGGTAGGCGTTTGTTCAGCTGGTAGAAGATGGAGGAGACAATGGTCTCCAACCTGGAGACACTCAGCTCCGTGCTGTGGTCCAACGTGTTCAGGCCGTTGTCTCGAAACGCTTCAATCAGATTCCATACATCTACCAAGTGCACTAAAATGGATCAGAATGAGCACAAGGGGTGGATGTTAGCACCTCTAGCTGCTGGGGGTGTGTCGATGCACTCACACTCGATTCACGATACTACATCCACAATTAGATTTTCTTACTGTATTTGAGAAAATTGATTTATGtttgaaaaaacatttacatGCACATTTATCTTTTTTTCTTCCCACACAATCTTGGGCTGAAGGGGCTGTTCTCACATCTATACAGTATCTGATGGCCTGACCTTTTATATACAACCCTATATGTTAGTTATGTACCCACTAACACTAGTGCAGCTCTGCAGACAATGTCTGATCCCGAGTACCTGCATCTTGATTGCAGTGTCATGTGTGCCACTTTGTGAGACATAATCACTGAGGGCACTACAGACCAGCTCTCAAATCAGACCAGCTCTAACATCAGACCAGCTCTCAAATCAGACCAGATCTCACCAGATCTCAAATCAGACCAGCTCTCAAATCAGACCATATCTCGAATCAGACCAGATCTCAAATCAGACCAGATCTCAAATCAGACCAGCTCTCACCAGATCTCAAATTAGACCAGCTCTCATATCAGACCAGCTCTCAAATCAGACCAGCTCTCAAATCAGACCAGCTCTCACATCAGACCAGCTCTAACATCAGACCAGCTCTAACATCAGACCAGATCTCACATCAGACCAGCTCTAACATCAGACCAGCTCTAACATCAGACCAGATCTCACATCAGACCAGCTCTAACATCAGACCAGCTCTAACATCAGACCAGCTCTCACATCAGACCAGCTCTCACATCAGACCAGCTCTAACATCAGACCAGATCTCACATCAGACCAGCTCTCACATCAGACCAGATCTCACATCAGACCAGCTCTAACATCAGACCAGCTCTAACATCAGACCAGATCTCAAATCAGACCAGGTCTAACATCAGACCAGCTCTCACATCAGACCAGATCTCAAATCAGACCAGATCTCACATCAGACCAGCTCTCAAATCAGACCAGCTCTCAAATCAGACCAGCTCTCACATCAGACCAGCTCTAACATCAGACCAGCTCTAACATCAGACCAGCTCTCACACTAGACTACATGTGTCCTTCCTTCATCTCAACTTGACCACTGCTCCTGCTAACGGCCAGCTGAACCTCCGCTGCTAACACACATGTCACATGGAGCAGCAGGCCTCAACGTTCTGCTTGgaaaaccccactgtgaccgaCGCATCGTGTTTGGCGGGTTTCACGTGAGCGCACTCGCGTCTAACGCTCGCGTTTGCTCCCTTACGAACCCTCCGCTGCACCTGCAGGTCGCTCGTGACGCGTTCTGGCCCCTGTGTGGGAACGCGACACCGTAATGTTTCTGACCGCCTTAACGGAGCGATCTGGAGAGGACGTTGTGGTGACATCATGGCAGATGTGTGCAGTGCGTGTGTAGGACCTAaccacaggagaaacagcagcgGTCTGCAGCCCTGCATCATTCTTTCACCAATTAGAGACACGTTTTATACGGCAGTATAGCAGCAGTAGATCTGGGGTTTACATCGTTATTTGGCTACATGGTTACATACATTAACAGTAACCCGGCCGTACAGATACAGTACACCGCAGTGTCTAGGATTCGTTTATCAGCCGTGTTTTATGTCCTTGTTGCTGGCGAGGCAGGACTGCACTCCATAACACACAGACCATCCAACACGTCTCACTCTTCAAGGTCCTGGAGCTGACCACAAAGTACAAAACTGCATGAAGACGTACGCCTGGCATTTTGCTTTCGTTTAGACGCTGGGATTTTCCAGAAGGTATACAAAGATATTTGGACCACTTACTTTGGACGTTTAGTTTGACCTTTGACACATTGTCCTGACAATTAGGAGTCTACAGATCAGGAACGTTCTCCCAGTTACTAAAGGTCAGATTATTAGTGCATGACACTGGCTGCCAACCTCATATTACTGATACGTTTCACATCCGTCGACTGGTTGGTGACCATGGGCGCGACAACCAGAGTCTCCTGGAAAATCATTAAAACAGCTGGAGAAGGTGCCTGGGTGATCCATGTTCCTCTATTCCAAGATCTGACACCGCCATGTCACCagttaagctccgcccacaaaCATGTCAACACAGGTTACAAACAGACCTGCCTGTAGGTCAGAGTTTTTGGCACTATAGAACAGTGTTTAGCACCACCGCGTTGAAGTCTGTCGCACGTTTATTGGACTTACTACACTGTACTTTTCTGTTATATTCATCTGGGGAACTAATTTAGCAATAGCTGTAGTGTTTTTGCTATAGTGTTTTGACTGTAATTATTGTTGCTCTTATAATGCTGCAGTATTTTGGGGGTGTTATAATGCTTTTGCACTTTCTGCTGTTATAAAGCTTCTTGTGTTTTGTCTGCATTTATAAGACCGTGTTTTGTCTGTATTTATAGGAGTGTGTTTTGTCTGTATCTGTATTTATAGGACCGTGTTTTGTCTGTATCTGTATTTATGGGACTGTGTTTTCATGTAGCTTCACTGTACTGTTTTGGTTGTACTCACAGTTACATTTCTTCTGGACGAACTGGAGTTTGCAGGCTGTGCGATATGTAGAAAGTCGGATCGTGTCAAAATTTTGACTCCCTGAAACGCCACAACCAAAAAAGGTTAGCGCCCAACTCTTGTACACAATTGAAAACTTCAATACCCAGCATGCAATGCTGGCACCATGTCAGATAGGGTGCTTTCACAGAAGGGCTAAAGAGGCCGAATGGCAGCACTCACGCATCTCCACGAAGATCTGCCTCTTCTCAGCCATggtcctccccctcctccccccgtcTTCAATCATCCTGTGGAGGGGAGGGATGGGGGTGTAACGCGGCGCACAAGCAAACAACTGGAGATCAGTTCAGATTCTGAGACTCCACAGCAAATGCAGAACAGATCGAAATCACATTTACAGACTATATTTGTCCTTAGCGGAGTTCTAAATGTACTTTCCTGAGTATTAAATAGATCTGGCCGCACACatgcaaatatacacacacacgcacacacacacacacacacacacacacacacacacacacacacacacacagaagactgAGCAGAGCAGTAGATTCGTATTACTGAGTATTAAATAGATCTGGCCGCACACatgcaaatatacacacacacacacacacacacacacacacacacacacacacacacagaagactgAGCAGAGCAGTAGATTCGTATTACATTTATGAGTTGTGTAATTCTTGCTGTTAATGATTAAGGCTGGTGTCAGGGCCTGGTGGGCAAGGCTGAGTGCAGTAATCACCAGACGGCTGTGTGGCATTCACTGTCCTGAGTGACAGTTCCGGTCCCGTGTGACAGTCCATGTCCTGTGTTACAGACGCTGTCCCGTGTTACAGTCCCTGTCCCGTGTTTCAGTCCCTGTCTCATGTTACAGTCGCTGTCCCGTGTTTCAGTCCCTGTCCCGTGTGACAGTCCCTGTCCCGTGTTACAGTCGCTGTCCCGTGTGACAGTCCCTGTCCCGTGTGACAGTCCATGTCCCGTGTTACAGTCCCTGTCCCGTGTGACAGTCCCTGTCCCGTGTTACAGTCCCTGTCCTGTATGACAGTCCCTGTCCCGTGTTACAGTCCCTGTCCCGTGTTACAGTCCCTGTCCTGTGTGACAGTCCCTGTCCCGTGTTACAGTCCCTGTCCCGTGTTACAGTCCCTGTCCTGTGTGACAGTCCCTGTCCCGTGTTACAGTCCCTGTCCCGTGTGACAGTCCCTGTCCTGTGTGACAGTCCCTGTCCCGTGTGACAGTCCCTGTCCTGTATGACAGTCCCTGTCCCGTGTGACAGTCCCTGTCCCGTGTGACAGTCCCTGTCCTGTATGACAGTCCCTGTCCTGTGTGACAGTCCCTGTCCCGTGTTACAGTCCCTGTCCCGTGTGACAGTCCCTGTCCCGTGTGACAGTCCCTGTCCTGTATGACAGTCCCTGTCCCGTGTTACAGTCCCTGTCCCGTGTTACAGTCCCTGTCCCATGTGACAGTCCCTGTCCTGTGTGACAGTCCCTGTCCCGTGTGACAGTCCCTGTCCTGTATGACAGTCCCTGTCCTGTGTGACAGTCCCAGGCCATTAGCACTGTGATTAATCTCCTGCTTCCCTCTTTTCCGCCAGTAAAATAaccaccccatctctctctctctctctctcacacacacacacacacacacacacacacacacacacacacacacacacatacacatacacacacacccttagagGATTTAAGAGTTTCCCCAAGAGGTTTACCTAATAACTTACATAATAAATTGAGACAGCCATTTTACTAAcattctaaacacacacacacacacacacacacacactcacacacacacacacacacacacacacacacactccactcattGATATATTGACCCCGTCAACCCACCAACtctcacacgacacacacaatAAGGGGAGAAGTCACGTGTTCCTGCAAAGACATATTTACTGCCAcattccaaacacacacacacacacaattaatgaAACCTCTCTGCCAACATCTctcagtcaacacacacacacacacacacacacacacacacacacacacacacatggactgAGCCAGCACCACACTGCTAAAACACTCCAGCAGACAGTAACCAATGGCAACCAGCAACCCCCTCTTTCTTGCCATTAGCGTCTATTAGCTGTGCGGCGTTAGCTACCACCAGCGCGGCCGCGTGCCAGGTCAACCTGAGGGTAAACACTGCGCTGCCATAGCAACTCGCATGGCCATCACGCACGACAGACAGAGGACCACGGCTCGACACCACAGGCACAGGTCGCAGGTCGCGCTCCTACTAATATTAAGGTGGGACCCTGATGAGTTTGAGTGtagggggtggagcaggtggtgtaaaggtggatgaggttAGGTGGAGGTCAGAACCCACTGGAGCTTTAACGTCTGGTGCTGGATGAGGAGAAGagaaaatggtgtgtgtgtgtgtgtgtggtattaagATGACTGGGCTAATCATTTAGAGGCCGTAAAATTATTTGCCTACAAAAGGATAGAAAGTTCAACACTGGGGGAAAGAACATTAAATGTTCTGgtgtcatgaacacacacacacacacacacacacacacacagagtgataaGCTGCCAAAGAAAATTCAGCCAAAACACACAGCCCACTCCAACTGTTAATGGCCCCTGTGTGAGCACAGctgacacacaaaacaaactagCAGAAAATAAAGAATACAAAAACAGCCCAAACATCCACACTGGGggccgttcacacacacacacacacacacacacacacacacacacacacagacacacacacacacacacacacacacacacacacacacacacacacacacacacacacacacacacacac
The window above is part of the Brachyhypopomus gauderio isolate BG-103 chromosome 9, BGAUD_0.2, whole genome shotgun sequence genome. Proteins encoded here:
- the dtnba gene encoding dystrobrevin, beta a isoform X4, with the translated sequence MIEDGGRRGRTMAEKRQIFVEMRSQNFDTIRLSTYRTACKLQFVQKKCNLHLVDVWNLIEAFRDNGLNTLDHSTELSVSRLETIVSSIFYQLNKRLPTTHQINVQQSINLLLNFLVTAHDGEGHGKMTVFSVKVMLAIMCGGKIVDKLRYIFSQISDTHGAMTLSKFDHFLKEGLKLPAAVFEGPSFGYTEHAAQSCFPQQKKVMLNTFLDTLMTDQPPQCLVWLPLMHRLANVENVFHPVSCSYCHSEGMVGFRYRCQQCYSYQLCQNCFWRGHANGNHSNQHQMKEHSSWKSPAKKLGRAISKSFGCVPSREPPHPVYPENPERPLDLSNIVPPRPVPNMNDSAPALSVSPGPVNRVQGIAAAQRMNEEHALIAAYVNKLQTSPRALDSPSRMDEEHRLIARYTSRLASEPSNTAKPAPLSFNANKQQRQLIAELENKNREILQEIQRLRVEHEQACRPTPEKAQQNPTLLAELRLLRQRKDELEQRMSALQESRRELMVQLEGLMKLLKAQASASPHSSPSHASSRPIPMPVRSADSTPTHAGHSHPPQDSLAGVGGDVREAFAQGARRNLRNDLLVAADSITNTMSSLVKELHTVEDGGEEEEERLQNGKDRG
- the dtnba gene encoding dystrobrevin, beta a isoform X3, coding for MIEDGGRRGRTMAEKRQIFVEMRSQNFDTIRLSTYRTACKLQFVQKKCNLHLVDVWNLIEAFRDNGLNTLDHSTELSVSRLETIVSSIFYQLNKRLPTTHQINVQQSINLLLNFLVTAHDGEGHGKMTVFSVKVMLAIMCGGKIVDKLRYIFSQISDTHGAMTLSKFDHFLKEGLKLPAAVFEGPSFGYTEHAAQSCFPQQKVMLNTFLDTLMTDQPPQCLVWLPLMHRLANVENVFHPVSCSYCHSEGMVGFRYRCQQCYSYQLCQNCFWRGHANGNHSNQHQMKEHSSWKSPAKKLGRAISKSFGCVPSREPPHPVYPENPERPLDLSNIVPPRPVPNMNDSAPALSVSPGPVNRVQGIAAAQRMNEEHALIAAYVNKLQTSPRALDSPSRMDEEHRLIARYTSRLASEPSNTAKPAPLSFNANKQQRQLIAELENKNREILQEIQRLRVEHEQACRPTPEKAQQNPTLLAELRLLRQRKDELEQRMSALQESRRELMVQLEGLMKLLKEEEQRQAAQASASPHSSPSHASSRPIPMPVRSADSTPTHAGHSHPPQDSLAGVGGDVREAFAQGARRNLRNDLLVAADSITNTMSSLVKELHTVEDGGEEEEERLQNGKDRG
- the dtnba gene encoding dystrobrevin, beta a isoform X6: MIEDGGRRGRTMAEKRQIFVEMRSQNFDTIRLSTYRTACKLQFVQKKCNLHLVDVWNLIEAFRDNGLNTLDHSTELSVSRLETIVSSIFYQLNKRLPTTHQINVQQSINLLLNFLVTAHDGEGHGKMTVFSVKVMLAIMCGGKIVDKLRYIFSQISDTHGAMTLSKFDHFLKEGLKLPAAVFEGPSFGYTEHAAQSCFPQQKKVMLNTFLDTLMTDQPPQCLVWLPLMHRLANVENVFHPVSCSYCHSEGMVGFRYRCQQCYSYQLCQNCFWRGHANGNHSNQHQMKEHSSWKSPAKKLGRAISKSFGCVPSREPPHPVYPENPERPLDLSNIVPPRPVPNMNDSAPALSVSPGPVNSALDSPSRMDEEHRLIARYTSRLASEPSNTAKPAPLSFNANKQQRQLIAELENKNREILQEIQRLRVEHEQACRPTPEKAQQNPTLLAELRLLRQRKDELEQRMSALQESRRELMVQLEGLMKLLKEEEQRQAAQASASPHSSPSHASSRPIPMPVRSADSTPTHAGHSHPPQDSLAGVGGDVREAFAQGARRNLRNDLLVAADSITNTMSSLVKELHTVEDGGEEEEERLQNGKDRG
- the dtnba gene encoding dystrobrevin, beta a isoform X5, coding for MIEDGGRRGRTMAEKRQIFVEMRSQNFDTIRLSTYRTACKLQFVQKKCNLHLVDVWNLIEAFRDNGLNTLDHSTELSVSRLETIVSSIFYQLNKRLPTTHQINVQQSINLLLNFLVTAHDGEGHGKMTVFSVKVMLAIMCGGKIVDKLRYIFSQISDTHGAMTLSKFDHFLKEGLKLPAAVFEGPSFGYTEHAAQSCFPQQKKVMLNTFLDTLMTDQPPQCLVWLPLMHRLANVENVFHPVSCSYCHSEGMVGFRYRCQQCYSYQLCQNCFWRGHANGNHSNQHQMKEHSSWKSPAKKLGRAISKSFGCVPSREPPHPVYPENPERPLDLSNIVPPRPVPNMNDSAPALSVSPGPVNRVQGIAAAQRMNEEHALIAAYVNKLQTSPRALDSPSRMDEEHRLIARYTSRLASEPSNTAKPAPLSFNANKQQRQLIAELENKNREILQEIQRLRVEHEQACRPTPEKAQQNPTLLAELRLLRQRKDELEQRMSALQESRRELMVQLEGLMKLLKEEEQRQAAQASASPHSSPSHASSRPIPMPVRSADSTPTHAGHSHPPQDSLAGVGGDVREAFAQGARRNLRNDLLVAADSITNTMSSLVKELHTG
- the dtnba gene encoding dystrobrevin, beta a isoform X7, encoding MIEDGGRRGRTMAEKRQIFVEMRSQNFDTIRLSTYRTACKLQFVQKKCNLHLVDVWNLIEAFRDNGLNTLDHSTELSVSRLETIVSSIFYQLNKRLPTTHQINVQQSINLLLNFLVTAHDGEGHGKMTVFSVKVMLAIMCGGKIVDKLRYIFSQISDTHGAMTLSKFDHFLKEGLKLPAAVFEGPSFGYTEHAAQSCFPQQKKVMLNTFLDTLMTDQPPQCLVWLPLMHRLANVENVFHPVSCSYCHSEGMVGFRYRCQQCYSYQLCQNCFWRGHANGNHSNQHQMKEHSSWKSPAKKLGRAISKSFGCVPSREPPHPVYPENPERPLDLSNIVPPRPVPNMNDSAPALSVSPGPVNSALDSPSRMDEEHRLIARYTSRLASEPSNTAKPAPLSFNANKQQRQLIAELENKNREILQEIQRLRVEHEQACRPTPEKAQQNPTLLAELRLLRQRKDELEQRMSALQESRRELMVQLEGLMKLLKAQASASPHSSPSHASSRPIPMPVRSADSTPTHAGHSHPPQDSLAGVGGDVREAFAQGARRNLRNDLLVAADSITNTMSSLVKELHTVEDGGEEEEERLQNGKDRG
- the dtnba gene encoding dystrobrevin, beta a isoform X1; its protein translation is MIEDGGRRGRTMAEKRQIFVEMRSQNFDTIRLSTYRTACKLQFVQKKCNLHLVDVWNLIEAFRDNGLNTLDHSTELSVSRLETIVSSIFYQLNKRLPTTHQINVQQSINLLLNFLVTAHDGEGHGKMTVFSVKVMLAIMCGGKIVDKLRYIFSQISDTHGAMTLSKFDHFLKEGLKLPAAVFEGPSFGYTEHAAQSCFPQQKKVMLNTFLDTLMTDQPPQCLVWLPLMHRLANVENVFHPVSCSYCHSEGMVGFRYRCQQCYSYQLCQNCFWRGHANGNHSNQHQMKEHSSWKSPAKKLGRAISKSFGCVPSREPPHPVYPENPERPLDLSNIVPPRPVPNMNDSAPALSVSPGPVNRVQGIAAAQRMNEEHALIAAYVNKLQTSPRALDSPSRMDEEHRLIARYTSRLASEPSNTAKPAPLSFNANKQQRQLIAELENKNREILQEIQRLRVEHEQACRPTPEKAQQNPTLLAELRLLRQRKDELEQRMSALQESRRELMVQLEGLMKLLKEEEQRQAAQASASPHSSPSHASSRPIPMPVRSADSTPTHAGHSHPPQDSLAGVGGDVREAFAQGARRNLRNDLLVAADSITNTMSSLVKELHTVEDGGEEEEERLQNGKDRG
- the dtnba gene encoding dystrobrevin, beta a isoform X2, producing MIEDGGRRGRTMAEKRQIFVEMRSQNFDTIRLSTYRTACKLQFVQKKCNLHLVDVWNLIEAFRDNGLNTLDHSTELSVSRLETIVSSIFYQLNKRLPTTHQINVQQSINLLLNFLVTAHDGEGHGKMTVFSVKVMLAIMCGGKIVDKLRYIFSQISDTHGAMTLSKFDHFLKEGLKLPAAVFEGPSFGYTEHAAQSCFPQQKKVMLNTFLDTLMTDQPPQCLVWLPLMHRLANVENVFHPVSCSYCHSEGMVGFRYRCQQCYSYQLCQNCFWRGHANGNHSNQHQMKEHSSWKSPAKKLGRAISKSFGCVPSREPPHPVYPENPERPLDLSNIVPPRPVPNMNDSAPALSVSPGPVNRVQGIAAAQRMNEEHALIAAYVNKLQTSPRALDSPSRMDEEHRLIARYTSRLASEPSNTAKPAPLSFNANKQQRQLIAELENKNREILQEIQRLRVEHEQACRPTPEKAQQNPTLLAELRLLRQRKDELEQRMSALQESRRELMVQLEGLMKLLKEEEQRQAAQASASPHSSPSHASSRPIPMPVRSADSTPTHAGHSHPPQDSLAGVGGDVREAFAQGARRNLRNDLLVAADSITNTMSSLVKELHTEDGGEEEEERLQNGKDRG